In Pseudomonas sp. MYb327, one DNA window encodes the following:
- a CDS encoding sigma-54 dependent transcriptional regulator gives MPHILIVEDETIIRSALRRLLERNQYQVSEAGSVQEAQERFTIPTFDLIVSDLRLPGAPGTELIKLGQGTPVLIMTSYASLRSAVDSMKMGAVDYIAKPFDHDEMLQAVARILRDRQTVQASEPVAGKVANGAAKTGVDNSNGEIGIIGSCPPMQDLYGKIRKVAPTDSNVLIQGESGTGKELVARALHNLSKRAKAPMISVNCAAIPESLIESELFGHEKGAFTGASAGRAGLVEAADGGTLFLDEIGELPLEAQARLLRVLQEGEIRRVGSVQSQKVDVRLIAATHRDLKSLAKIGQFREDLYYRLHVIALKLPALRERGADVNEIANAFLARQSARINRTDLKFAPDAEQAIRHYSWPGNVRELENAVERAVILCESPEISAELLGIDIELSDLEDDEFIGLAPQQGNTSANNSHEPTEDLSLEDYFQHFVLEHQDHMTETELARKLGVSRKCLWERRQRLGIPRRKTGVASES, from the coding sequence AGCCGGTTCAGTGCAGGAAGCACAAGAACGCTTCACCATTCCCACGTTCGACCTGATCGTCAGCGATCTGCGTTTGCCTGGCGCGCCGGGCACCGAGTTGATCAAGCTGGGCCAGGGCACTCCGGTGCTGATCATGACCAGCTACGCCAGCCTGCGCTCAGCCGTCGACTCGATGAAAATGGGTGCGGTCGATTACATCGCCAAGCCTTTCGATCACGACGAAATGCTCCAGGCCGTCGCGCGCATCTTGCGTGACCGGCAGACCGTGCAAGCCAGTGAACCGGTTGCCGGCAAAGTGGCCAACGGCGCGGCGAAAACGGGTGTCGATAACAGCAACGGCGAGATCGGCATCATTGGCTCGTGCCCACCGATGCAGGATCTGTACGGCAAAATCCGCAAAGTCGCGCCAACTGACTCCAATGTTTTGATTCAGGGCGAGTCCGGCACCGGTAAAGAGCTGGTGGCGCGCGCCCTGCACAATCTTTCGAAACGGGCCAAGGCACCGATGATTTCGGTCAACTGTGCGGCCATTCCGGAAAGCCTGATCGAGTCTGAATTGTTCGGCCACGAGAAAGGCGCGTTCACCGGCGCCAGCGCTGGCCGTGCCGGTCTGGTAGAAGCGGCGGATGGTGGCACTCTGTTCCTTGATGAAATCGGCGAACTGCCACTGGAAGCCCAGGCTCGACTGCTGCGCGTGTTGCAGGAAGGTGAAATTCGCCGTGTGGGCTCGGTGCAGTCGCAGAAAGTGGATGTGCGGCTGATCGCGGCGACTCACCGCGATCTGAAAAGCCTGGCGAAAATCGGCCAGTTCCGTGAAGACTTGTATTACCGCCTCCACGTAATCGCCCTGAAACTCCCAGCACTGCGCGAGCGTGGTGCGGATGTTAACGAAATCGCCAACGCGTTCCTGGCGCGCCAGAGCGCGCGGATCAACCGCACCGACCTGAAGTTCGCCCCGGATGCCGAGCAAGCGATTCGTCACTACTCGTGGCCGGGTAACGTTCGTGAACTGGAAAACGCTGTCGAGCGCGCTGTGATCCTGTGCGAGAGCCCGGAGATTTCCGCCGAGCTGCTGGGTATCGACATTGAACTGAGCGATCTGGAAGACGACGAGTTCATCGGCCTGGCGCCGCAACAAGGCAATACGAGCGCCAACAACAGCCATGAACCGACCGAAGACCTGTCGCTGGAAGACTATTTCCAGCACTTCGTGCTCGAACACCAGGACCACATGACCGAAACCGAATTGGCACGCAAACTCGGAGTCAGTCGTAAATGTCTGTGGGAACGCCGTCAGCGTCTGGGCATTCCGCGACGCAAAACCGGGGTGGCCAGCGAGAGCTGA